The following proteins come from a genomic window of Nocardioides albertanoniae:
- a CDS encoding GntR family transcriptional regulator, whose protein sequence is MSSEASGAPKFRQIAEQIRARILSGELRPGDEIPSERAVAAEYDVSRPTATKSLMLLRELGLVHSVQGSGTFVSDLAVNRRASERYTKARTSGRIYADGTRAEIVAAEVVPEAPEHVVRALQLDAGSAAIRRHRITWEGDRRAETSTSWFNAELAGTAPQLLVRERIFSGTLTYVETQTGRRGTYARDRTCARAAGVDAEPLGLGDESAPVLVVEHTVYDQSDRPIEFAVAVYPADRWTYEQRYDLS, encoded by the coding sequence ATGTCCAGCGAAGCCAGCGGGGCACCGAAGTTCCGCCAGATTGCGGAGCAGATCCGTGCTCGGATCCTAAGTGGTGAGCTGCGCCCGGGGGATGAGATCCCGAGCGAGCGTGCCGTTGCAGCGGAGTACGACGTGTCGCGACCGACGGCGACCAAGTCATTGATGCTGCTTCGTGAGCTCGGTCTGGTGCACTCGGTGCAGGGATCGGGGACCTTCGTGTCCGACCTGGCTGTGAACCGGCGTGCAAGTGAGAGATACACGAAGGCCCGGACTTCTGGACGGATCTATGCCGACGGCACTCGCGCCGAGATCGTGGCCGCCGAGGTGGTCCCCGAGGCCCCGGAGCATGTAGTCAGGGCGCTACAGCTCGACGCGGGAAGCGCCGCCATTCGCCGGCATCGCATCACCTGGGAAGGTGACCGCCGGGCGGAGACCTCGACGTCCTGGTTCAATGCCGAACTGGCGGGCACCGCTCCGCAACTGCTCGTCAGGGAACGGATCTTCTCCGGGACGCTGACGTACGTCGAGACTCAGACCGGCCGACGCGGAACCTATGCCCGCGACCGGACCTGTGCGCGTGCCGCTGGCGTGGATGCCGAGCCCCTCGGTCTGGGGGATGAGTCCGCGCCCGTCCTCGTGGTCGAGCACACGGTCTACGACCAGAGTGACCGCCCGATCGAGTTCGCGGTGGCGGTCTATCCGGCCGACCGCTGGACCTACGAGCAGCGGTACGACCTGAGTTAG
- a CDS encoding DUF1152 domain-containing protein, which translates to MRTLLVAAGGGGDAVGAMLIRRLIGQDPGQPALVTTCAWERLRIDPVPGPRSRGDFVGLRSIAGTRAEVAPTSDTLPAGRSVLPRLAGDIDARLFVHDFAGGAVGLSDQLRYLAEALNADSLIVVDVGGDVVARGDEPGLLSPLADSLTLAASIKTGLPVQVAVLGPGVDGELTADEVTQILASLHAERVGPITPEDVEALRDVLEWHPTEATTLVAASAIGHRGSVDMRRGLDPVPMTDDSSTVWLLDASRIEDFPLAAALAQTQSLPSAEHIMRKIAVDELDYERRRAAGKVAITSSTSPSAVVQASLDLGASFITTRRLLEATNADCPHFEDARVDGLGLWSLPAIAAGAQSASVLPETGNYARSRSSKRSDLGQP; encoded by the coding sequence GTGCGGACTCTCTTGGTAGCAGCAGGCGGCGGCGGCGATGCCGTCGGAGCGATGCTGATCCGACGATTGATTGGCCAGGACCCAGGACAGCCGGCCCTGGTCACAACGTGTGCCTGGGAGCGCCTTCGCATCGATCCAGTGCCTGGTCCTCGATCACGAGGCGACTTCGTCGGCCTGCGCTCGATCGCAGGGACTCGCGCCGAGGTCGCGCCAACCAGCGACACGCTTCCCGCCGGCCGCTCCGTGCTTCCGAGATTGGCCGGAGATATCGATGCTCGGTTATTCGTGCACGACTTCGCGGGCGGTGCAGTCGGCCTGTCCGATCAGTTGCGGTACCTCGCCGAAGCCCTCAACGCCGATTCCCTGATCGTGGTGGATGTCGGCGGGGATGTTGTTGCGCGTGGCGACGAGCCCGGGTTACTCAGCCCCCTTGCGGACTCGTTGACTCTTGCGGCGAGCATCAAGACCGGTCTCCCCGTCCAGGTCGCAGTCCTCGGGCCGGGAGTTGATGGGGAACTCACCGCTGACGAAGTGACGCAGATTCTCGCCAGCCTTCACGCAGAGCGAGTTGGCCCCATCACTCCAGAAGACGTAGAGGCCCTTCGCGATGTCCTCGAATGGCATCCGACGGAAGCGACAACGCTCGTAGCCGCGAGCGCGATAGGCCATCGAGGATCAGTCGACATGCGGCGGGGACTGGATCCCGTGCCAATGACAGACGACAGTTCGACCGTATGGCTGCTCGATGCTTCCCGTATCGAGGACTTTCCGCTCGCGGCGGCACTGGCACAGACGCAGAGTCTCCCGAGTGCCGAGCACATCATGCGCAAGATCGCTGTTGACGAGCTCGACTACGAGCGCCGCCGTGCCGCTGGGAAAGTAGCCATCACATCGTCTACGTCACCGTCCGCGGTTGTACAAGCCAGTCTTGATCTGGGTGCGTCGTTTATTACGACGCGGCGGCTCTTGGAGGCAACAAACGCCGACTGTCCCCATTTCGAGGATGCACGCGTTGACGGGCTTGGTCTCTGGTCGCTCCCTGCCATCGCCGCCGGGGCCCAGAGCGCTTCCGTCCTGCCCGAAACCGGCAATTATGCGAGGAGCCGTTCGTCGAAGCGGTCCGACCTAGGACAGCCGTAG
- a CDS encoding DUF6414 family protein: protein MGIYKKPENNTVHRGFVYLDDETVINSLSAAEAGQIDEVVAKINSAREGGFGGGAGYASIKVEGGKRSTSAFEEEVVRTRTRFSVFELWYQGLVEKKALGRFNGWGPDALDGVESGHTIELRAVCRPAPAYTMMHLYRWYADKAKSQGHPMSLKGEELKAVKEGERGFDALFEGNGDQVVLIATPLGEAGPKVAMPIDPQWLIGSLGSLGGEYTIVAQVDRLIAEGDEYPTIRLMQDVAPTPIEVQVMKEALGNFVVPSKELGIELSDNEATIPGPAVWLDPIAIFR, encoded by the coding sequence GTGGGGATCTACAAGAAACCCGAGAACAACACCGTCCACCGGGGGTTCGTGTACCTAGATGACGAAACGGTCATCAACTCCCTGTCCGCGGCCGAAGCTGGCCAAATCGACGAAGTGGTCGCCAAGATCAACTCGGCTCGTGAGGGCGGCTTCGGTGGCGGGGCGGGGTACGCAAGCATCAAGGTTGAGGGCGGGAAGCGTTCAACCTCAGCTTTCGAGGAGGAGGTGGTCAGGACACGCACGCGTTTCTCTGTCTTCGAACTCTGGTACCAGGGTCTCGTCGAGAAGAAGGCACTTGGCCGTTTCAATGGCTGGGGACCCGACGCGCTCGACGGCGTGGAGTCTGGACACACCATCGAGCTTCGCGCGGTGTGCCGACCGGCGCCGGCATACACGATGATGCACCTGTACCGCTGGTATGCCGACAAAGCGAAGTCCCAGGGACACCCCATGAGCCTCAAGGGGGAGGAACTTAAAGCTGTCAAGGAAGGAGAACGTGGCTTCGACGCCCTCTTTGAGGGAAACGGCGACCAAGTTGTCTTGATCGCGACACCGCTGGGCGAAGCGGGGCCTAAAGTCGCGATGCCGATCGACCCTCAATGGCTCATCGGTAGCCTCGGCAGCCTCGGGGGCGAGTACACGATCGTTGCGCAGGTTGATCGACTGATCGCGGAAGGCGACGAGTACCCGACCATTCGACTCATGCAAGATGTGGCGCCGACGCCCATCGAGGTTCAAGTCATGAAGGAAGCCCTCGGTAACTTCGTCGTACCGAGCAAGGAACTTGGTATCGAGCTCTCCGACAACGAAGCCACGATTCCTGGACCTGCCGTCTGGCTGGATCCAATCGCGATCTTCCGCTGA
- a CDS encoding SGNH/GDSL hydrolase family protein produces the protein MSSTLSRVIISSATAIAATGALAGATVQSAQAAASEEYAAVGDSFAAGNGTRNPDLSLACSRSSDAYGPQIAAERASTTLVFPACGGAVTGDVVNTQSKSLSAETDWVTISIGGNDIGFAELLLSCGSSFDEPSCLAKVDEVNQRIDTELGAKLDAAYDSVKQGAPGATVISIGYPRFFGADISCPDADGISPNEATALNGLADNLEAEIADRSRVAGIQHINPIQQFSGHDICSSSPFLNGKAELSATDAYHPSPEGYSNGFKPLIRKIMG, from the coding sequence ATGAGTTCCACCCTGTCCCGCGTCATCATCAGCTCCGCCACAGCCATCGCCGCCACCGGCGCCCTCGCCGGCGCGACTGTCCAGAGTGCCCAGGCGGCCGCGAGCGAGGAGTACGCCGCGGTCGGCGACTCGTTCGCCGCCGGGAACGGCACGCGAAACCCTGACCTCAGCCTCGCCTGCAGCCGCAGCAGCGATGCGTACGGACCACAGATCGCTGCCGAACGTGCGAGCACCACGCTGGTCTTCCCTGCCTGCGGGGGCGCGGTCACCGGCGACGTCGTCAACACCCAGAGCAAGTCCCTGAGCGCTGAGACCGACTGGGTGACCATCAGCATCGGCGGGAACGACATCGGCTTCGCCGAGCTCCTCCTCAGCTGTGGCTCGTCCTTCGACGAACCGTCGTGCCTGGCCAAGGTCGACGAGGTCAACCAGCGCATCGACACCGAGCTCGGCGCCAAGCTGGACGCCGCCTACGACTCCGTCAAGCAGGGTGCGCCAGGCGCCACCGTGATCTCGATCGGCTACCCGCGCTTCTTCGGCGCCGACATCAGCTGCCCCGACGCCGACGGCATCTCCCCCAACGAGGCGACGGCCCTCAACGGGCTCGCCGACAACCTCGAGGCCGAGATCGCCGATCGCAGCCGCGTCGCCGGCATCCAGCACATCAACCCGATCCAGCAGTTCTCCGGCCATGACATCTGCTCCAGCTCGCCGTTCCTCAACGGCAAGGCCGAGCTCAGCGCGACCGACGCCTACCACCCCAGCCCCGAGGGCTACAGCAACGGTTTCAAACCCCTCATCCGAAAGATCATGGGCTGA
- a CDS encoding protein phosphatase 2C domain-containing protein, with translation MDPTTSLPISLETQIYTETSPTHEHNEDFVLAGDDFVIVLDGATPVPGLETGCLHDVPWLVRTLGLRLAAALTSPTSPTSASSASSASSASLAEILEVAIAEVCEAHAQTCDLTNPSSPSSTVALLRVRDGRADYLALADSSVVFEMADDSLLAITDDRLDHLGDYSVPAVAEARNTAAGFWVASTVPEAARHAVTGSLDLATQPVRAAAVLSDGAATLVERHGRGWAELLSILESSGPAELVRRTRDLDETATGRLSGKRHDDATAAWCRFTTPAV, from the coding sequence ATGGACCCGACGACGTCGCTGCCCATCAGTCTCGAGACCCAGATCTACACCGAGACCTCGCCGACCCACGAGCACAACGAGGACTTCGTGCTCGCCGGCGACGACTTCGTCATCGTCCTCGACGGCGCCACACCGGTGCCGGGCCTGGAGACCGGGTGCCTCCACGACGTCCCCTGGCTCGTACGCACCCTCGGGCTCCGCCTCGCCGCGGCACTGACCTCGCCGACCTCGCCGACCTCGGCGAGCTCGGCGAGCTCGGCGAGCTCGGCGAGCCTTGCCGAGATCCTCGAGGTCGCCATCGCGGAGGTCTGCGAAGCGCACGCCCAGACCTGCGACCTCACGAACCCGAGCAGCCCGTCCTCGACGGTCGCGCTCCTGCGCGTGCGGGACGGCAGAGCCGACTATCTCGCTCTCGCCGACTCGTCGGTCGTCTTCGAGATGGCAGACGACAGCCTTCTCGCGATCACCGACGACCGCCTCGACCACCTCGGCGACTACTCGGTGCCAGCCGTGGCGGAGGCGCGCAACACCGCGGCCGGGTTCTGGGTCGCGAGCACGGTGCCGGAGGCCGCGCGGCATGCGGTCACCGGCAGCCTCGACCTCGCCACGCAGCCGGTCCGGGCAGCGGCGGTCCTCTCCGACGGCGCGGCGACCCTGGTCGAGCGCCACGGGCGGGGCTGGGCCGAGCTGCTCTCGATCCTGGAGTCGTCCGGGCCGGCAGAGCTGGTGCGGCGTACGCGCGACCTCGACGAGACCGCGACCGGCAGGCTCAGCGGGAAGCGCCACGACGACGCGACGGCGGCGTGGTGCCGTTTCACCACCCCGGCAGTGTGA
- a CDS encoding GmrSD restriction endonuclease domain-containing protein: protein MLRPPAALLAVALLCAGCAEMPQSDTAVQAGYGAESGEQVSLHLTEAIAKLPVAEEVGSGYERDEFNHWIDADGDCQDTRAEVLLEESETKPRGRCEVTKGRWLSTYDGVTVNRPGGLDIDHMVPLKEGWESGADRWTSELREAYANDLGDPRALIAVTAASNRSKSDQDPADWMPDAADNHCTYVADWVAVKIRWSLFADPREKAALEDVAAGCGDPEITVRLAQEAPAPDPAPEPAPTPPDDEQSNAPEGGSSGDDPRFDTCGKATDEGYGPYEKGSDPEYDWYRDGDADGTVCDR from the coding sequence ATGCTGCGCCCACCGGCGGCCCTGCTCGCCGTCGCCCTCCTCTGCGCCGGATGCGCCGAGATGCCCCAGTCCGACACCGCCGTGCAGGCCGGCTACGGCGCCGAGAGCGGCGAGCAGGTCAGCCTTCACCTGACCGAAGCGATCGCCAAGCTGCCCGTCGCCGAGGAGGTCGGGTCGGGCTACGAGCGGGATGAGTTCAACCACTGGATCGACGCCGACGGCGACTGCCAGGACACCCGCGCCGAGGTGCTCCTCGAGGAGTCCGAGACCAAGCCGCGCGGCAGGTGCGAGGTGACCAAGGGCCGGTGGCTCTCCACCTACGACGGCGTCACCGTCAACCGCCCCGGCGGCCTCGACATCGACCACATGGTGCCGCTCAAGGAGGGCTGGGAGTCGGGCGCCGACCGGTGGACGAGCGAGCTGCGCGAGGCGTACGCCAACGACCTCGGTGACCCGCGAGCACTGATCGCCGTGACCGCTGCCAGCAACCGCAGCAAGAGCGACCAGGACCCGGCCGACTGGATGCCCGACGCCGCCGACAACCACTGCACGTACGTCGCCGACTGGGTCGCGGTGAAGATCCGCTGGAGCCTCTTCGCCGACCCCCGGGAGAAGGCTGCGCTCGAGGACGTCGCCGCCGGTTGCGGCGACCCGGAGATCACCGTCCGCCTGGCGCAGGAAGCGCCGGCCCCGGACCCTGCCCCGGAGCCCGCTCCGACGCCTCCGGACGACGAGCAGAGCAACGCTCCCGAGGGCGGATCGAGCGGCGACGACCCACGTTTCGACACCTGCGGCAAGGCGACCGACGAGGGTTATGGGCCGTACGAGAAGGGTAGTGACCCCGAGTACGACTGGTATCGCGACGGGGACGCCGACGGCACCGTGTGCGATCGCTGA
- a CDS encoding class F sortase produces the protein MAEATHKIDSPSRLAAAASGLWTALVTLAIVMVLAGLVWPGGDADAEVPPGAPQRLELPGLKTKAKVVPIRLRGEVLDPPRNPREIGWWVGSAKPGSAQGQTVVTGHTVHTGGGSLNKLDHIEPGQEVDIATKDGTFQHQVDSVQVLSRSELAEQSQRIFGQDHGDGRLVVITCTDWNGSGYDSNIVVFAHRFNALPKKSRVGSS, from the coding sequence GTGGCTGAGGCCACCCACAAGATCGACTCGCCGTCGCGGCTCGCCGCGGCGGCGAGCGGTCTCTGGACCGCCTTGGTGACGCTGGCGATCGTGATGGTCCTGGCCGGCCTGGTCTGGCCCGGTGGTGACGCCGACGCGGAGGTGCCGCCCGGTGCCCCACAGCGTCTGGAGCTGCCGGGGCTGAAGACGAAGGCGAAGGTCGTGCCGATCCGTCTTCGTGGCGAGGTGCTCGACCCGCCGCGCAACCCGCGGGAGATCGGCTGGTGGGTCGGCAGCGCCAAGCCGGGCTCGGCGCAGGGCCAGACGGTCGTCACCGGCCACACCGTGCACACCGGCGGCGGCAGCCTCAACAAGCTCGACCACATCGAGCCCGGCCAAGAGGTCGACATCGCCACCAAGGACGGCACCTTCCAGCACCAGGTCGACTCCGTCCAGGTGCTCAGCCGTAGCGAGCTGGCCGAGCAGTCACAGCGCATCTTCGGCCAGGACCACGGCGACGGCCGCCTGGTGGTCATCACCTGCACCGACTGGAACGGCTCGGGCTACGACAGCAACATCGTCGTGTTCGCCCACCGGTTCAACGCGCTGCCAAAGAAGAGCCGAGTCGGCTCGTCCTGA
- a CDS encoding GroES family chaperonin gives MSDKTPIKMLHDRVLVEVESDAGERRSSGGIVIPATAAIGAARRLSWSRVVAIGPHARAVEIGDRVLFDADDKPEVEVAGEVYVLMRERDVHAVAADRVADGSTGLYL, from the coding sequence GTGAGCGACAAGACCCCTATCAAGATGCTCCACGACCGAGTGCTGGTCGAGGTGGAGTCCGACGCCGGTGAGCGCCGTTCGTCCGGAGGCATCGTCATCCCGGCGACCGCCGCCATCGGCGCGGCCCGCCGGCTCTCCTGGTCACGCGTGGTCGCGATCGGGCCGCATGCGCGTGCCGTCGAGATCGGCGACCGGGTGCTCTTCGACGCCGACGACAAGCCGGAGGTCGAGGTCGCCGGCGAGGTCTACGTGCTGATGCGCGAGCGCGACGTGCACGCTGTCGCCGCTGACCGGGTCGCCGACGGGTCGACCGGGCTGTATCTCTAG
- a CDS encoding DUF3618 domain-containing protein, whose protein sequence is MSKDQTSSLESEIEEIRDRLAGTIDELIYRGSPKTIAQRQVAAVKAVYVDPVTGEPRMGNIAKTVGGVVGVGLVMATLRMITRTN, encoded by the coding sequence ATGTCCAAGGACCAGACTTCCTCGCTCGAGTCCGAGATCGAAGAGATCCGCGACCGGCTCGCGGGCACCATCGACGAGCTGATCTATCGGGGCAGCCCCAAGACGATCGCCCAACGCCAGGTCGCGGCCGTGAAAGCCGTCTACGTCGACCCGGTCACCGGCGAACCGCGGATGGGCAACATCGCCAAGACCGTCGGTGGCGTTGTCGGCGTCGGGCTGGTCATGGCGACGCTCCGGATGATCACCAGGACCAACTGA
- the bcp gene encoding thioredoxin-dependent thiol peroxidase encodes MTRLEPGDVAPDLTLPDDTGAEVSLKDLRGRKVIVYFYPAAMTPGCTKQACDFTDSLDSLKAAGYEVIGVSKDKPAKLAKFRERDGLSITLVSDEDLSVHKAYAAFGEKKLYGKVVEGVIRSTFVIDEDGKIEVAQYNVKATGHVAKLRRDLGLAS; translated from the coding sequence ATGACACGTCTCGAGCCGGGCGACGTCGCCCCCGATCTGACTCTTCCCGACGACACCGGAGCCGAGGTCTCCCTGAAGGACCTCCGCGGCCGCAAGGTGATCGTCTACTTCTACCCCGCCGCGATGACGCCGGGCTGCACCAAGCAGGCCTGCGACTTCACCGACTCGCTCGATTCGCTGAAGGCGGCCGGCTACGAGGTCATCGGCGTCTCGAAGGACAAGCCCGCCAAGCTCGCGAAGTTCCGCGAGCGTGACGGGCTCAGCATCACGCTGGTCTCCGACGAAGACCTCTCCGTGCACAAGGCGTACGCCGCCTTCGGTGAGAAGAAGCTCTACGGCAAGGTCGTCGAGGGCGTGATCCGCTCGACGTTCGTCATCGACGAGGATGGCAAGATCGAGGTCGCGCAGTACAACGTGAAGGCGACGGGCCACGTCGCCAAGCTGCGCCGCGACCTCGGCCTCGCTTCCTAG
- a CDS encoding HNH endonuclease signature motif containing protein codes for MTWRKYTQEMLQEAVDNSTSVAGVLRHLGLNQAGGTHAHISRMLKKMSIDTSHFVRYVGTGAHARHSADEILVVRPQGSGRAKPPMLRRALLEIGRPYVCAECGCGDEWRGRPIRLHIDHVDGDFHNNVAENLRFLCPNCHSQTPNFSGASRGKYTLIGG; via the coding sequence ATGACCTGGCGGAAGTACACGCAGGAGATGCTGCAGGAGGCGGTCGACAACTCGACGTCCGTCGCCGGCGTACTGCGGCATCTGGGCCTCAACCAGGCGGGTGGCACCCACGCCCACATCAGCCGGATGCTCAAGAAGATGAGCATCGACACGAGCCACTTCGTTCGGTACGTCGGAACGGGCGCGCACGCGCGACACTCGGCGGACGAGATCCTAGTTGTCCGACCGCAAGGCAGCGGCCGTGCGAAGCCACCCATGTTGCGCAGGGCTCTTCTTGAGATCGGGCGGCCGTACGTCTGTGCAGAATGTGGCTGCGGTGATGAATGGCGGGGCAGACCTATTCGGCTGCACATCGACCACGTCGACGGCGACTTCCATAACAACGTCGCTGAGAACCTGCGATTCCTCTGCCCAAACTGCCATAGCCAGACCCCGAACTTCAGCGGCGCAAGTCGTGGAAAATACACCTTGATCGGTGGATAG
- a CDS encoding DUF805 domain-containing protein, whose translation MADYPPPPPPQQPYGAGPVGEVPLSQPLRGASPRDAIVRFFKKYAGFEGRASRSEFWWPWLFAFVVNTAISLILGNDSAAGSIVGGLFALAILVPQLAVGARRLHDTGRSGWWQLLYLTCIGIIVLIVFWALPEKAEGDKYNVA comes from the coding sequence GTGGCCGACTACCCGCCACCCCCGCCCCCGCAGCAGCCTTACGGCGCCGGCCCCGTAGGTGAGGTCCCGCTGAGCCAGCCGCTCCGAGGCGCCTCGCCCCGCGACGCCATCGTGCGCTTCTTCAAGAAGTACGCCGGCTTCGAAGGCCGCGCCAGCCGCTCCGAGTTCTGGTGGCCCTGGCTCTTCGCCTTTGTCGTCAACACGGCGATCAGCCTGATCCTCGGCAACGACTCGGCGGCCGGTTCCATCGTCGGCGGGCTCTTCGCCCTCGCCATCCTGGTGCCGCAGCTCGCCGTCGGCGCTCGCCGTCTGCACGACACCGGCCGCTCCGGCTGGTGGCAGCTGCTCTACCTGACCTGCATCGGCATCATCGTGCTGATCGTTTTCTGGGCGCTGCCCGAGAAGGCTGAGGGCGACAAGTACAACGTCGCCTGA
- a CDS encoding Maf family protein — MTTLVLASKSPARLQTLRSAGVEPVVIVSGVDESRLDGLPPTELALGLAELKRDAVAERPEVPAGALVLGCDSVLELHGKPLGKPADAEEATRRWQEMRGRSGVLVSGHALVDTATGRTISRTASTTVHFADVSDEEIKAYVATGEPLHVAGAFTIDGLGGAFVTGIEGDHHNVVGLSLPLLRGLLSELGHAWPDLWTR; from the coding sequence ATGACCACGTTGGTCCTTGCCTCCAAGTCCCCCGCCCGACTGCAGACGCTTCGCAGCGCCGGCGTCGAGCCGGTCGTGATCGTCTCAGGCGTCGACGAGAGCAGGCTCGACGGGCTGCCTCCGACCGAGCTGGCGCTCGGTCTCGCCGAGCTCAAGCGCGACGCCGTGGCCGAGCGCCCCGAGGTGCCTGCCGGAGCGTTGGTGCTCGGCTGCGACAGCGTCCTCGAGCTGCACGGCAAGCCCCTCGGCAAGCCCGCGGACGCCGAGGAGGCGACGCGGCGCTGGCAGGAGATGCGGGGGCGCAGCGGGGTGCTCGTCTCCGGGCACGCGCTGGTCGACACGGCGACGGGCCGGACGATCTCGCGGACCGCGTCGACCACGGTGCACTTCGCCGACGTCAGCGACGAGGAGATCAAGGCGTACGTCGCGACCGGCGAGCCGCTGCACGTCGCCGGTGCGTTCACGATCGACGGGCTCGGCGGGGCGTTCGTGACCGGGATCGAGGGCGACCACCACAACGTGGTCGGTCTGAGCCTGCCCCTGCTACGCGGCCTGCTCAGCGAGCTCGGTCATGCGTGGCCCGATCTGTGGACCCGATGA
- a CDS encoding GtrA family protein, translating into MAFGGQLLDRLRRTRLFGEVIRFMMVGGIATAVAFVMFNGLVHGFFLGAGPMNGQPIPAYIIANTVGMVISYDLSRRWTFRHRVSEHPDGGFTAYVVINAVTMLLPVACLYLTRNVIGWDSAIADNLSANVVGVLMGQVARFFLFRKFVFAKPIRYTQVYGSVEEQAAARESAADADSEGTVLVAPEPRARIIGSTDRATHDRAR; encoded by the coding sequence ATGGCGTTCGGGGGACAACTGCTCGATCGGCTGCGTCGCACCCGCCTCTTCGGCGAGGTGATCCGCTTCATGATGGTCGGGGGCATTGCGACAGCAGTCGCTTTTGTCATGTTCAACGGCCTGGTCCACGGCTTCTTCCTGGGGGCCGGGCCGATGAACGGGCAGCCGATCCCGGCCTACATCATCGCCAACACCGTCGGCATGGTGATCAGCTACGACCTGAGCCGCCGCTGGACCTTCCGGCATCGCGTCTCCGAGCATCCCGACGGTGGCTTCACCGCCTACGTGGTGATCAACGCGGTCACCATGCTGCTGCCGGTCGCGTGCCTCTACCTGACCCGCAACGTGATCGGCTGGGACAGCGCCATCGCCGACAACCTCTCGGCCAACGTCGTCGGCGTGCTGATGGGACAGGTCGCCCGGTTCTTCCTGTTCCGCAAGTTCGTCTTCGCCAAGCCGATCCGCTACACGCAGGTCTACGGCAGCGTCGAGGAGCAGGCAGCCGCCCGCGAGTCAGCTGCCGATGCCGATTCCGAGGGCACTGTGCTGGTCGCCCCCGAGCCTCGCGCGCGGATCATCGGGTCCACAGATCGGGCCACGCATGACCGAGCTCGCTGA
- a CDS encoding acyl-CoA dehydrogenase family protein has protein sequence MTAFLQPEHEELRAVVRDFAQKEVAPHAAQWDRDHHFPVDVVHKMGELGLFGLTAPEEFGGGDGDLVALCVAIEELGRVDQSIGITLEAAVGLGINPILTYGTDEQKQRWLPDLVAGKKLAGFGLTEPGAGSDAGATATKAVLDGEEWVVDGSKQFITNSGSSITSVVTVTARTGTRENGKPEISTIMLPSGTPGFTAEKAYDKLGWHASDTHPLSFDGARVPADHLLGERGRGYAQFLATLDDGRVAIAALAVGCIQACLDMALDYAGERQTFGGPIGRKQGVAFQIADLEVMLRASRLLTYEAAAMKSELGSGGATMKQFKQAAAAAKLYATESAVSATRIATQIFGGYGFMEEYPVARFYRDAKILEIGEGTSEVQRMLIARGLGLPVE, from the coding sequence GTGACTGCTTTTCTCCAGCCCGAGCACGAAGAGCTGCGTGCCGTCGTCCGTGACTTCGCCCAGAAGGAGGTCGCGCCCCATGCCGCGCAGTGGGACCGCGACCACCACTTCCCGGTCGACGTCGTCCACAAGATGGGTGAGCTGGGCCTCTTCGGCCTGACCGCTCCCGAGGAGTTCGGCGGCGGCGACGGTGACCTCGTCGCGCTCTGCGTCGCGATCGAGGAGCTCGGCCGGGTCGACCAGTCGATCGGCATCACGCTCGAGGCCGCGGTCGGGCTCGGGATCAACCCGATCCTCACCTACGGCACCGACGAGCAGAAGCAGCGCTGGCTGCCCGACCTCGTGGCGGGCAAGAAGCTGGCTGGCTTCGGGCTCACCGAGCCGGGCGCCGGGTCCGACGCCGGAGCGACGGCCACGAAGGCGGTCCTCGACGGCGAGGAGTGGGTCGTCGACGGATCCAAGCAGTTCATCACCAACTCCGGCTCCTCGATCACCTCGGTGGTCACGGTGACGGCGCGCACCGGCACGCGCGAGAACGGCAAGCCCGAGATCAGCACAATCATGCTGCCCTCGGGCACCCCCGGCTTCACCGCCGAGAAGGCCTACGACAAGCTCGGCTGGCACGCCTCCGACACCCACCCGCTCTCCTTCGACGGCGCTCGGGTGCCCGCCGACCACCTCCTGGGCGAGCGTGGCCGTGGGTACGCGCAGTTCCTCGCCACCCTTGACGACGGCCGGGTCGCGATCGCGGCGCTGGCGGTGGGCTGCATCCAGGCCTGCCTCGACATGGCGCTCGACTACGCCGGTGAGCGCCAGACCTTCGGTGGCCCGATCGGCCGCAAGCAGGGCGTCGCGTTCCAGATCGCCGATCTCGAGGTCATGCTGCGCGCATCGCGCCTGCTGACGTACGAGGCTGCCGCGATGAAGTCCGAGCTGGGCTCCGGCGGCGCGACGATGAAGCAGTTCAAGCAGGCCGCGGCCGCCGCCAAGCTCTACGCCACGGAGTCGGCCGTCTCCGCGACCCGGATCGCCACCCAGATCTTCGGTGGATATGGGTTCATGGAGGAATATCCGGTGGCCCGGTTCTACCGTGACGCCAAGATCCTCGAGATCGGCGAAGGCACCTCCGAGGTGCAGCGGATGCTCATTGCCAGAGGCCTCGGTCTTCCGGTGGAATAG